Below is a window of Malania oleifera isolate guangnan ecotype guangnan chromosome 1, ASM2987363v1, whole genome shotgun sequence DNA.
TCTTCTGTACAGCATCAGGATGTCCATTCTTTCATTTGTCTAGATGATCattctattatttcatttgtacaacattatattttttttcttttttcaattgtAAAGAGCATCGTTGTATTACTTATCTATAAttacaaatatttatttattttccacaaGATGTATATATGAATGAAATTTGGTTATGACTGGTGTGAATGAACATTTTGTATTGTTTCCCACGGATGTATACATGAAAGTGGTGAAAgtaacattgtgaacatactagtatcgATTGTGTAGgataatgttttctttgaacatgtgcatggatggatatgctcaactTTTAAAGGGGACCACcccgaaatttttatagtaatttgataggttggatgTGTATGAAAGTAGTGAATGTagcgttgtgaacatactggtataaATTGTGTTCGATaaatgtttttattgaataggtgcatggatggatatgctcaatttttaaaggggactttgccgaaatttttatagtaatttgataggttggatgtgtatgaaactagtgaatgtaacgttgtgaacatactggtattgattgtgttggataaatgttttctttcaacaggtgcatggatgaatatgctcattttttaaaggggactctgccgaaatttttatagtaatttgataggttgaatgtgtatgaaagtggtgaatgtaacgttgtgaacatactagtatcaattgtgttggataaatgttttctttgaataggtgcattgatggatatgctcaatttttaaaggagactctgccaaaatttttataataatttgataggttggatgtgtatgaaaatggtgaatgtaatgttgtgaacaaaTTGGTATCGATTATGTtgaataaatgttttctttgaacaggtgcatggatgggatatgctcaatttttaaaggggactctACCGAATTTTCTAGAGTAATAATTCTTTATATAATTGGACACCCACACTATGCTAaatgtatatcaaattttgagttcCAATACTCATATTACTATTATTCATATTAAGAATATCGGGTCAACAACAACTAAAGAActcaatataaaaatcatacgttataaatatacactaactCATTGGACATATACCATGATTTATGTGAAAAACAATTCATGTCTGCAAAGTAGGTCAATAACTGCATACTTaccacaaaagaaaaaagaaaatgacgtcaaacttcatgaattgtgaatgaaagttgctgccaaatgagcatagcatatcagtGCTACTGCATACATGAAGGTTGATAATAATTAGAGGCTGAACTTTGTTCCTAAAATTTGAACCCTATATCTCCCTTCCCTACCCCCCAAACTAAACTCAACATGCATGCTCAAGCATGTACCAAACGAAGTCAAATTTCAAACCAGAAGGGTATCTTTGTTAGCCAACATGCCTACACATATGaaacattgttaaaaaaaatttatgatcacaTATCTATTACAAATTAATCCAACAAAATAGTGTGGGTAACGCGTGTAAAAAAAGGACTTGGATAAGCACAAACACCTTTATAATTTGATCCAACTCAATGTTCAAAACCTAGTTGAACTGGGACTTGCTAACCCCATCCCTAAATCAAATAGTTAAGTAACTAATGAGTGAAGATTATTTTAAGTTAATTAACTAATGGATCCAAAGGATATGGATACTTGATGTTATCAAATATTAAAAGCCATATTTTAGTTTCCATTTAGGCGAATGATTCAAGCAAGAAAAAgggattttttttggggggtttgAACATGCAAGTAAGGCCAAAAGATTATCTCATACAACATGACGTACAAATCTAGAAGACCACATCAAATGAGAGATGTCGTTtcgtgacacgtggcaaatcttgcTGGACCAAGTAGCGATATTACATCAGAGTCATTCCGGGAATTATTTGcccaaaaaaggtattatttaatatattttcttaaaaaaaaaaaagataaatcgggAAAAAAGTCCTACAAGATGGGCATTtgtattgcttaatactctcagcCTTTGCGGGGGGTAATCTTCACACACTTTACATGGAATCACTTCTCACAAATTTTGCAACCAATCCAAAACTCATTAGCATTGTAGTTTCCACTGCAGCTTCCACAAAAGGTTTCACTATGTTCATCTTCATCTTCCTCGTAACTTTCATCAACAAGTCTCGAGTTGCCTTTAACTTGTCCATCATTAATCCCAAGTGCAGGTTCAAGAAGTGGAACTTCCTCTGTTAGAAGAGTAACTTCCCAAGTTTCATTTGGCTGTATATACAGACACAGGTTCTCCTTATCTGGATCATAGAGACCATAACAACCATTAACATAATAGGTTAAGGCACGAACAAGGCTAGCTCGTCTACTATTGTAATCCTTGAAGATCTCTTCTACAGTTCGAGAACTGGAAGCCATTTCCATGGCGTACGAGATTAAAGTGATTCAATAGAGCTTGAATTCAGACAAAATGCCGAAACCTTTTGGGCATATTCGATGAACAGAGAGTGGCTTGTTGAGGTTGGGACCATGGTTATAGATCGAACTCTGCCAAAGAGGTTTGGGATAGATACCCTCCCCGTAACACTAACAAAGCCCACCTATAAATAGGGTAACAGACAAGCCCATCTTCTCCATTCTTGAATTCAATCTCACTTCCCAATCTCTCCCTAAAGGCCTCTGCATCActtcccactctctctcttttgtCGGTAATTTCATTTCTTCATCTACCGATTTCTTTCGAGCTTCGATCTTTGCTTTTTCGTTGTATTGGGAGGGTTTTGTGGTTTTGATTTCTTTTCTTATCGGTGTCTGCATTAACTCTactatttttgttttattattttgggGAACTCGATAGACCTGTTCCGTAATGCGAATCGGTGTGTATTGGGGTTCATTTcttgatgaatttttttttttttgggtggaaaAAGGTGGTGAAACGGCTTGCAAGAAGATTCCCTCCCTAGGAGGTTGCTAAAGGAGCATTTCAAAAGGCTCTCTGGTACCTATTTGACTATCAAATCAATCCAAGTAATTGTCCTGTGGAATCAAGTTTTCCTTTTTCAGATTGAGCTCGGTGATCTCTAATACACGGGtaggttttaggattcatttcaATGAAAGATTTTGTATTAAAAAAGGAAAcatatttaaaaaatgataacTTATTTTATACGATTAATAATTCATAAAACTCAAATGTTGAtcatttctaaaattatatttttatgcaTTCTTTTGCTATACCTTTTTTTCCCTCAATTTTCttaatatgaaatatgaaagttaaattcttttatatttcttttacttttttttcccctatttttcattttctaaatagGGCCTAAATAGAAGGTTGCTGTTATCAATTAATTAGTTTATCTAATTgattaacaatttcaataataattattttaaattaatatttaaatattttctactcaataaaataatagaagatttccctatttaattaaatataattagtgtatatttataatgtatgactattatatttatttataataaaaataatatttttaactaaattacaaaatataatttattatatgtaaaaatttaaattaataaatgattattccttccaataatttaattaatcactattataataaataaataaataaggggaAAACAAAAAATTCTTCATACACCGAAAATCTCGCTACACGAAGCAACGAGATTTAAATGGTAGCTTCAATCTAGTCTAGACGTGTGACAAACAAATTTCGCTACTCCAAGTAACGAGATTTGCCTATGTTTATCTTTTCCGTGACACGTGAAAAATCTccctacttggagtagcgagatttgtttaaatctcctTACTCCAAGTAGCGATAATACAttagagtcattctgggaaacatttctcaaaataaggtattatttaatattttttttaaaggataaatcgagaaaaaattcaaaaagagtGGGCTAGTGCAACTCGCTACTTTGTGTAAcgttttttcaaataatttttctaaatctCGCTGCACCGAATAACGAAATTTAAATGATAGTCCATCCAAGTATTGACGTGTGGCAAGAAAATCTCACTACTTGACCTAACAAAATTTGCCTTGAAAATAAGCTGGTTGTGACGTCTaataaatctcgctacttggctTAGCGAGATTTAATGGACTAAGTAACCAAATTATGTTATTttggaaataattttattatttaatatattattataaattaataataaagtaGGAAAAAACTCCATCTGTCATTATCTGTCGAGCGCCATCGCCGTGTCATCGCCGTGGCACTCAAATAACTCTCTCCTCACCGTCTCTCTCCTCCTCGTCTCTCTCCCTCGACTGCCTTCaaattttctataaatttttCTGTAAAAAACCATCGACCGCAATCCTCGCATTCTCCTATTTTTAATCAGACAACCTATTTTCGGACCAGGTAATTTTTCCACCCCTTCCGTCGACATTTTTTCCTCCTATCTTCACTCGTCCCCTGATAGGTATGGCTTCTCGGCTTGGCGTCCCGCCGTCGCCTTGGCGTCCTCCGTTGGACTGGGACTCCGCCGCCTCCTCCTTTCCGTCGAAGCTAGGGTTTGTCAAGATTTCCCTGGTGAAAGGTGTTTCTTTCTCTGATTCGAATGCGAGGTCCAGCTTCTTGCCATCACTTAAGGCAGTGGAGGACTCTCGGGCCTCCATTGCCAGCCAGAATGTTGATATCTCTGGAGGTATTCGCCAATCCGCTGCATTTCGAgcgttatttttttcttttttctattcttcttctcattatttttttttttagcaagatGGACGGCATTGTTTGTTTAGTGGATGATATTTATGAATCTTGAATAAAAGTACAGTGTGTGTCAGAAAGCCGGGTGAAAGTTTAGTCGTCACGAATGTAATAATTTATGGTTGACAATAGTCCCTAAGATTGCAACAATTTTAATGGTTAATATTTCTAATAGGAAAAGTAAAAGATCAGCCCCCAAATAGGAATCAGGTAAAAGTTTGGGGTAATTTGTTCACAAGTCTCTGAAATTCATGTAGTTTAGAGGAAGATTGTGAATgcttttcttatatatatatatatatatatatatatatatatatatatatatatatatatatatatataatatatatttatttatttatttgtttgacTGTGTTGATGCTCTGGAATATGATGCCCTCAATttccaatttatttatttatttattcatgtagttttttttgttta
It encodes the following:
- the LOC131144593 gene encoding PHD finger protein ALFIN-LIKE 3-like produces the protein MEMASSSRTVEEIFKDYNSRRASLVRALTYYVNGCYGLYDPDKENLCLYIQPNETWEVTLLTEEVPLLEPALGINDGQVKGNSRLVDESYEEDEDEHSETFCGSCSGNYNANEFWIGCKICEK